In Thermofilaceae archaeon, the genomic stretch GGGGAGAGCGGGGTGGAGACGTGGGTGTTCCTGGGCCCCATCATCAGGGGGGTGAACGACGGTGAAGAGGCGATAAGGGAGGTTGCTAGGGTCGCCCAGGAGACCGGTTCAAGGCTCTACTACGACTACTTCAGGATGAAGCCCGGCCTCGAAAAGTCGATGCAACCGATCCTCCGGCGCCACCCACAGGCGCTTGACACGAGCCCCGCGTGGAGGGAGAGCGTCAGCCGCCTAGTTGAGCGCATCTGCGGGGAGCTGGGGGTGGAGTGCATACCCTCGAAACCCCAGCACGAACAGAGGCGCATCACGCTCCTCCACTCCCTAAACGATCGAACGCTCAGATAGAAGTTTGTTTAATTAACTAAAAAATTAACTAAAAAAGCAGCTTATATAGGCTTGACGAAGCCCCACTTCTCGAGGGCTCTCGCTAGTTCTTTGTGCTCCCTGGCGTACTCGGGCAGCGGTATCCCCTTGATTGCAGCCTCTATGGATTGCCTTGTGGCTGCTGCGCCAGCCTTCGGCCCGTCGGGGTGGCCGACTACGCCTCCCCCAACCTGGATGACGAGGTCGATGCCCATCACTCGGATGACTTCGGGTAGAGTGCCCGGGTGGAGGCCGCCGGATGAGACTGGCAGCGCGGGCTTGATGTGGTGGAAGGCCTGCGTCAGCCTGAAGGGGTCGTCCGGGTCCGGCTTGTAGACAGCTTCCCTCAAGACCCTTGCGTTTCTCACCACGTCCACGGTTCTAGCCTCAAGCTTCCCAACTTCGGGTGTCCCCACGTGGAGCTGATCCACCCCAATGATGCGGTACAGCTTCGCCAGGACGAACATGGAGATGCCGTGGTACGGGTTCCTGGTGAAGGCGGCGTGCATGGCCCTGTGGGCGTGTATCGCCAGGCCGTGCTCCTCCGCTAGATCCCTGATGTAGGTGAGCGCAGACCAGCCTGTTACAACAACGTCCACCATCACGAAGGGGTTGCCGTAGTCGGCCACGAGCTTCAACCTCCTCTCCATCTCCCTCACGTCCGCGGTTATGTTAGCGAACCAAACCTTCCTCTCCCCAGTCTCCTTCTCCGCCCTATCGATCGCCTTCATGATCGCGCGCGCCCGCTCCTCGAAGCGGCAGTAGCGCGGGCCCGCTAGGTTCTCGTCGTCCTTGACGTAGTCGAGGCCTCCGGTCAGAATCTCGTAGGCGAGCTTGCCGACTTCATCGGGAGAGTAGCCAACCTTCGGCTTCGGGACGGTGCCTACAATCGGCCTCCCCTCAACCTTCAGCACCTCTCTGACGCCCCTAACGCCCCTGCCGGGGCCCTTGAAGTGCTCGAGGAAGCTCCTCGGGAGGTACAGGTCCTCGAGCCTAAGCCCCTTCACGCGCCGCATTCCGAAGATGTTCCCGGCGACCGATGCTAGAAAGCCGGGCATGTTCCCCTCCTCAAAGAGCTCGACGGGGTATGCGACGCGCAGCAGGTACGAGCCATCCCCCAGATCCTTGATCTCGTAGGCCTTCCCCATCAGCCGGTCGATCCTGGCCTTATCGTACCACGTGTAGAGCGTCGTCCACGTGCCAGTGCTGCTCTCGGCCGCAACCCCTCCGGCCGCATCTTCAGCCGTGAAGCCCTCGGCCGGTGTCACGCGGAAGGTGGCGATGACGTCGCTCTCAGGATCAGGCGTGTAGCCCGGCTTCAGGAACTCGGGGTAAGGTTCGAACTCGACTGGCATACCGTTCCAGGGTATGAGGCTTGTACGTAAAATAAGGTTAACTCTAGATGGGTGGAGGAGCCCTCCCGATCCGCTGCCAGAGCCTCGCACGAACTTCATCCAAGGCTTTCAGCCTCTCCCCCTCGAGGATTGGCGGCTTGTGCTCCGCCAAGAGCCTCTCCACTTCGCTGTGCGCCCACTCCAGGAGGTCGCGGCGCGCGCTCGGGTCAGCGTCCCAGACGCGCGGCACGTGAACCTCCCTCCTGATATTCGCCAGCGTGTGCCTGTGCGAGAGGAAGTTCCCGCGCCTAGACCGGATAACCTCGCTGATCACTTCCACCTCCTCTCCGCCAAGCCCGAAGCCGCTCACCAGCCTCCGCGCCAGCCCGCACACCTCGTTGTCGAGGACCAGCTTCTCCATCGATTGGGTGCTCTCGAACTCCAGCATCCCGGGCCCCGAAACCACGTCGAAACCCGCGAGCGCGGCCAGCGCTGCGGTAAACCCGGCTTCAGCGCCCGCCTGGAAGTCCGGGACCTTCGCGTCGGAGATCGCCATGTAGGTGTGGCTGGGCAGCTCCACGAGCCTCGCCATATCCCTGTACGCCAAGCTCACGAGGACGGCCTCCGGCGCGGCGATTAGCGCGGTCCCGAAGCGCGGGTGAACGAGCGTGGGTGAGCCGCCGTAGATCACCTTAGCCCCGGGCGAGGCGAGCTGCGCAATCACCACGCCGCTCAGCACTTCAGCGTGGTGCTGGATCAAAGCCCCGTAGACGGTGACGGGGGCGTTCGCCCCGATCCCGGGCATCGAGATGAGCTCAGCCGGCACTCCGAGCCGGGCTAAGTCTACAAGGTTCCTCGACGTGATCGAGCTCCACGCCAGCGGCGGTGAGGGGCAGACGTCGAAGATCGCGAAGGGCCTCTCCCTGTAGTCGGGGCGCACGGCGGCGAGCATCTCGACCATCAGGGGGACGTTCTCGACCGTGAAGCCCCCCGTGACCACAGGCTTACGCGAGTACTTGAGAACCACGTAGAGGCGCTCCGCGTCGCTCACCTCCACTGGGACGTCCTTCGGCACGAGGGCCGTGCTCTGAGCCCTGATGTGCTCCAGAGCGTCGGCCAGCGTCACGAACTTCCTCAAGTCGTCCAGGGTCGGTGGGCGAGGCCCCCCCGCGCCGTAGTCCAGGATCCGCACCGCCGCTGAACCAGGGTTGAAGATAAGCGCCCCCTCGCCCAGCGTTGCAACGTAGTTCCCGTCCCGATCGTAGAGGGCGAACCTCCGGGGAGCCTTCAGTAGAGCTTCCTTCACCAGTTCCTCCGGTATCAGAACTCTCCCATCCTTAACCTCGCAGCCGGCGGATCTTACGAGTGCCTCCACCTCCTTGTCCTCGAAAAGAATGCCAACCTTAGAGAGGAGCTCGAGAGCCCTGGAGTGGACATCCTCAGCTTCGCTCCTCAGCAAAAGCCCCATCGCTGGCCTAGGCATGCGCAGTCCCCGAAAACAGCGGGAGAAAAACCTTGCGGAAGAAAGGGATTGAAAAGAAAAAGGTAAAAATTATTTTTTCAGTTCATATTTTTAGGTTAGCCGGGCTTCGCGGGCGGTTGAGCCGGTTTAGCGCGAGCCTTGATCAGGATCACGCCGAGGACGCCGAGCAGGATGAGGATGGCGATGGCGATCACCGCCATGTACACCGTCTCAGGGGTGAATAGTGGCGGTGGGGGTGGCGGTCTCTCAGCGATCGTTGGGTCTAGAATGTACGCTACCACTGAAGCTGTGATGGCGGCTTTCTTGGCCTCCTCTCCCCCGCTTAAGCCTCCCCAGACGAGAAGCCCCCTCCCAACCTTCCAAGCGGCCATGGCGTAGAAAGGTAGCCCATCCCAGCTCTTCACGTCCTCCGGCACCTTGTAGAAGAACCAGGCTGGTGTCGCGTTGGTGGCAAAAGCTCTCGCAGCCCCGATGGTTTCGGGGACGGCCATGCCCAGCGTGGGCATGGTGACGGCCATGACTTTTCTACCGAGGTCGGAGACCCTCGCTGTAGCGTCGCACCACGGGTTGATTGGCGGAAGGCCCATGGCCCTCCTGAACGCGGAGACGCTGGGTCCATCAACGGTGTTGGTGTAGCCAACGGTCTTCTCGTTCCCGATGAGCCACGTGGTCAAGCCGATGGGGACCACGAGAACCCAGCCCTTCTCCCTCAGGTTCCTAGCCAGGTCGAGGTAGAAGGCCGTGTAGTTGTCGCCGTACTTGGTCGGGATTGGCATCACCTCGCCGTGGCAGTTAACGACCACGATGTTCTCGGGTGCTTGATCGACAAGCCTCTCCCAATCATCAATGCTCTTTACCACCTCGAAGCCGATCCCGAGGCTCTTCAAGTGGGTTGAGAGGTAGCTTGCAAACAGGTCTTTGCTCACCCAGCTGTCTCCAGCCTCCCGCACGTAGAGCAGGTACACTTTCGTCGCCTGGGCGAGCAGGGGTGCAGCGGGTCCCAGCGCGTAAGAGGTGGACAGGGCGGCTAGTAGCGCTGAGCTAGGCACAACGAGCAGGGGGAGGAGGGCGAGCACGACCAGATGGATCCTCACTCCGCCCACCCTATGGCACGAAGAACGCGTAGAACTTCGGCAGCACTCCGAGGAACAAGTCGTAGAAGCCGCCGATGATGTAGCCCGCTCCCAAGCCCCAGCAGAGGCCTGCAGCCACGTAGGAGGCGTACTCCTCGTACCTCCTAGCGCCGAAGATCCTGATGCCCAGGTACTTGGCGATGAGAGCGACGAGGGCGGCAAGCCATATGAACTCGACGAGCCATAAGGTCATTGCCACGGCGGTTGGGTTGATCATGAACCAGGCGAACCTCATCCTGAGGAAGTAGATCGCGAAAACTAGGAGGATGCCGAGCAGTGCCATTACGCCGTGCTGCCAGAACGGTATCTCCAGCAGAGAGCTGAAGTGCGTGAGACCGCGGACCCCCTGGTTGAGAGCAACGTCAACCGGCCAGCCGTAGGTACCCTCATTCAGCTTGACGTAGCCTCCGCCGTGGTACAGCCACCACACGTCGAAGATGAAGGCGACAGGCCAACCGACGACTGCGATGGCGAACAGCGCTAGCATCACATCCCTCAAGTTGACGTTAAGGTCGCGAGCCCACTTGTAGGTGTGAGCTGTAAAGCCCATGTTCCACGGGTTCTGCCTGTAAGCGGCCCAGCATCCGTGCACGAGCAGCGCCATGTTCTGGATGTAGAGGGCTTGGTTGCTCTGAGCCGGCACGCTGGCCCACGCGCCTATAGAAGCCCCCACCGGCCAGATCAGCAGGTAGTAGGTATCGTGAATAACCGGAGGGTGCCACCAGATTTCGGCGTAGTACCTTACGATGGAGATCTGCCAGAGGATGAAGAGGATGAAGAAGTAGACCATCATTACGGGGTTCGCGCCAGCCGCAGTCCACAAAGCCAGCCAAACGATGAAGAGGCCAGCAAACAAGTAGAGCAGCTGCTTGACCGGGAGCTCGACTCCACCCTTCAAGGCCCTCGCAACTGTACCTCTCGCCTCCCAGAGCGTTAACAATCCTAGACCGAGTGACATGCCGTAGATCGCGAAAGCTGCGAACGGGAACGGAGGCATGTAGCCGTAGTACCAGTTCGCCCACCCCTCGACGCCCGGTGTGTACGGGAGGAAGCCCATCCGAACTCCCAGTGGGACGTAGATGAGGTAGACGATCAGCCAGATGATCACAGGCGTTATAAGGACGTCGTAGGGGAGCAGCGTCATGAGGATCGCCTGGTGGATTATGAAGACAGCGTAGAAGTGACCGCCAGGGAGTACTGCAGCTGTGTTGAACCACGTCTGAAGCGAGAGAGGTATCTCGCCCCAGAGGAACGCTCCGAGCACGGGAACCACGGGTAGAACCTCCATTAGCAGTGGGATCATAGATAGGAAGAGGGCTCCAACGACGAAGGATACCCAGAAGATCCTCATCCTCGTATCGGTTAGGTCGAAGAGCTTCGACCTGGCTTTACCTCCAACCTCAACCCACGTGCCAGCGTTCGTGAGAAGGACGGTGGCTGGGACGCTCATCGGGTAGACGAGCCTCTCGACTTCAACCGTCTGGGGGCCGATCACGGTGTAGACGAGGATTACGATGATGAGGGTTGTAACGATCAGCCAGAGGCTCCAGAACGCGATGGGCGCCATCCACGGCCCCCAGTTGATCACCTCGCCGGGCATCAAGCCCCTCCAGATCTTGTCCAGCTCGGTTAGATCCTTGGGAGCTATAAGTGAGGGCGTGAGATCCCAAGTGTACGTCCTCAGCGCGGGCTCCCTCAACCCTCTGATGAGGAAGGACCAGATCGGGTACAGCATCTCATGCCAGTTTTCGCCGCCTGCGCCCGTTATCATGAAGGCTTTGCCGGCCGCGTACCAGAACGGGAGGAGGAGTATAAGCTGCTGGCCGGGGCTGAGCCTCAGCTTGGGGCTGAGCATCCCCAGCAGCTGCATGATGAGGACGATGTAGAAGGCTCCGATGAACCAGCCAGTGTAAGTCCACATCTTCGTAGTCAGCGACCTAAACCAGATAGTGAAGATCTCGCTGCCGATCGTGAGGATAATCACAGTCACCAGGAGCGGGGGCGTTAAAACGCGAACCCGCTCAACCTTAGCCTCGGCAGGTCTTTCCTGCCCCATCATATTCATGAAATACTGTCTCCCTTATAAACATTTCCTCTTACTTTATAATTCATTCACCATCATAATGAATTTGTGAATAAATTTAAATACGTTTAGCTTCTCGCATGTACTTGCTTTTCTCTTTTCCGGGAAGCGAAACCCAGAGGAGAAGCTGCTTCCTCAAGTCGTCGAGGTAGTAGATGTTGGAGCTCGTCCACACGGCTCTCGACCCCCCGAGGAAGCGGGCCGCAACTGCTACGCTGTACCTCCGGCCCGGCTGCTCAATAACCTTGATCGAGACCTCCTGCTCTGTCCCGCTCTCAGTGGGAGTGAGTAGGACTCTCAGCTTGAGCTCGAGGTTAGAAGCATCGATTTCGCCTACGCTAACAATTCTGTGGCTAGGCTTGTAGTAGCCCGCTCCGAGGTAGTACTCCTTAAGGTAGTTGAGCAGACCGAGAGCCTCCTCCCTCGAGATCAGCCTGAGCGGGAAGGTGAGCTCCCAGACGTCCCCCCTCGGCTTTGTCGGCGGCTTCCAAACCCTCTCGAGGGAGGGAGTGATCAGCTGCGCGGCTTTGATCGCCGGGTACGCTGAGGCAGCTGCGCAGACAGCGACGATCGCAGCCATCGCGAGCGCCACCGAAGCTGATGCATAGTTGAACACAAAGGTCTCCGGTAGGAGGCCTGCGGCCATGAACCAGCGTGACGCCATCCACCCGGCCATGTAGCCAACGAATGCTCCGATGAAGCCGTAGACGAGGAACTCAACGAGGTACATCAGGGCTGCACCGCGCGGTGAGAGGCCGAGCGAGGAGTACACGTAGAGCTCCCTCGTCCTCTCGTAAACCGCGGCGAGCAGCGTCGCCACCACGTTGATGCCGCCCAGCACCAGCAGCGGGCCGACGGATTCCCAGCCGAGGAAGGCGTAGCCGAAGAGCCTGCTCGTGGAGTAGGAGGTCCCGTTCACGTAAGCGTAGACACCAGCGTCCAGCACGTGGGACAGATTTCCGGCCAGGTTCAGCAGGTCGCTGCTGCTAGCGCCGGGCATTACCACGCTGACGCTGTTGATGAACGCTCCCAGCTTGGCGGCGAAACTGCCGCTGACTATCAGCACGCGGTCCCAGGAGAGAGGTGTGGGGGATATCTGGCCTCCCCCGAAGGTGAAGCCGTAGAGGACGTTCGAGTAGGTTGGGTCGATCGGCACGTAGTAGTACCCGTCGGGGTCGCGCGGCAAGCCTAGCAGCGCTTCGTCACTTAGGACGCCCACGACGACCAGCTTGAAACCCATGAACTCCACCGCATCGCCCACGCTCACGTTTAGCAGCCTGGCTTGCGATGAAGTCAGGAGGCAGGCGTAAACCTGGCCCCTCCCGAGGGTCGAGCCGCTCTCCAGGGCTCCGCGAAGAAGGGCTTCGGCTTCAATGGGTTCGAGGCCCAACACCGCTTGGACCGCGAGACTACCCCTTTCACTGACGACTAACCCGTACGGGCCAACCTTGTTGACCGAGACTGGGTAGTACCACAGCCTTGGGGCCACGCTACCGGTGGGTGCCAGCCCCTTCACAGCTTCAACTGTGAATGGACTGAGTACGTCTAGCAGGACGCCGAACCCCCTTCTCACCAGGACACCCTCGTAGGGGGCTTGGGCCGCCCTAGCCGATGTAGACACGTAGACGGTGGGGGAGGTCGAGGTGAGCGCAACCACGGCGGTCGCAACGGCGATTATTGTCAGCAGCGTGAGGGTTGTCCTGAGCGGCCTCCTCCTCATGTTCTCCAAGCTCGTCGAGATGGCCAAGAGAGCTGCAGCCGCCTCTTCCCTCCTGAACTCGTGGGCTCCGATCCTCGATTCGGCGTAGGAGAGCAGCGCGCTCGAAGTTTCGCTGAAGAAGACGTAGAAGAGCAGCAAGGTGACCAGCAGGATCGCCACGGCCATCACCGCCATCGCGGAGTTCGCGAGAACGCTGAGCGCTGGGTGCGCGAGCGAGAAGAGGAGCACGGCTGCAGCGCCGATCGCCAGCGTGGACAGGATCCTCCGCATGCCCTCCCCGTGCACCAGTAGGCGCTCCAGGAAGAAGGCTGAGGGTAGGAAGAGGAAGAGCATGAGCACGGCTGTCCTCCCAATCTCGTCGTAGAGGGGCATGACCTCGTCTGAGTAGAAGCGGGCGGCGTACGATAGGGCGAGGAGCGAGTACCTGTAGGCCTCCGCGTACCTGTGCTCCCGGTAGGCCTCTAGGGCGCGCTGGATGTACTCGCCAGCCCTCGCCTCGTAGACCTCAGCGCTCAACCTCCTCACCATCCTACCCCTGAGCTGCTCGTACCTGTACCTCGCCGTTCGGTAAAGGTCGATCGCGTACGCGAGAGCCGGCCTCGAGATTACCGTGAAGCCCGGCTCGACCAGCACTCCCACCCCTTCAGGCTCAGCTTCGCTGGAGTTCGCCAGCAGTACGACCGGCCTAGGCTCGAGCGGTGGGTTCTCCGGCTTTGCGGCAACAACGATCCTCGAACCGATTGGCGCTGAGACCAGGACGACCTCGTCCTGCGGTAAACCGTAAACGCCCCAGAACATGGGCTCCGCCCTCGTCCCCACCTCGTAGACTCTAACCTCCCTACCCAGGCTGTACCAAGTCCTGATCCCGCCCATCCTCGGATCGTCGGCAGCCCCCGCCCTGAAGAGGCGCGGTGAAACAAGGTCGGCTAGAACCAGCACCCCACCCTTGAAGACTGGGACGAAGACCGGCATCGGGTCCTGCAGCGCGCCTACAACAAGTGCTGCCGGCTGGACTCCGTAGACGCCGAAATCGACGGTGTAGACGCCGTCGGGGTCGATCCGCACAGCGTCGATCCTCCAGTAGCAGACGCCCTGGGGAGCGAGCCCAACGATCTCAGCGACCCCGTCAGCTCCCGTGAGCGCCAGCGCGGAGGCGAAGGGGTAGTCGTGCGGGTAGCTCCAAACCCTGACGACAGCGTGCTGCACGGGCGTGTACCAGCCGGCTGTGATGTTGAAGGAGGCTACGCTAACCCGGAAGGTTATCAAGCCCCAGAACATGACTCCCGCTGCGCCACCCCCACCCAGCCCCGTGAAGCGCGTGGGTCTCACGCTGGCGGGAGTGAGCCTGACAGCCTCAGCGATCGCGGCGTACAGCACTACAGCGGAAGCCTGGTAGAGCTGGGGTAGGACGTACTCCCAGCGCATGCTAGTGGCGCCGGGAACACCCTCCCAGTTCCTGTAGCTGAACTGGGTCCTTATCGTGAAGCCGGCCATCCCAGCCACAACGAATGGCTCAGTGTCGAGGATGTAGGGGGTCGCCATCGTGCCGCTCCAGCTCCAATCGGGGCCTTCAACAAGGTCGACTTCCCTGACGAGGCCGAGCGTGTCGATCGCGCCCAACAGGTTAGCCGGGATGAGGTTCCTGCGCTGCAGGTAGCCTTTGAGGAAGCTGGAGAGCTGGGTTCCAACGACCTCCTGGATCCAGCTGTACTTCGCCGTGAAGAGTGCCCTGCCCGCACGG encodes the following:
- a CDS encoding trimethylamine methyltransferase family protein, translating into MRMPRPAMGLLLRSEAEDVHSRALELLSKVGILFEDKEVEALVRSAGCEVKDGRVLIPEELVKEALLKAPRRFALYDRDGNYVATLGEGALIFNPGSAAVRILDYGAGGPRPPTLDDLRKFVTLADALEHIRAQSTALVPKDVPVEVSDAERLYVVLKYSRKPVVTGGFTVENVPLMVEMLAAVRPDYRERPFAIFDVCPSPPLAWSSITSRNLVDLARLGVPAELISMPGIGANAPVTVYGALIQHHAEVLSGVVIAQLASPGAKVIYGGSPTLVHPRFGTALIAAPEAVLVSLAYRDMARLVELPSHTYMAISDAKVPDFQAGAEAGFTAALAALAGFDVVSGPGMLEFESTQSMEKLVLDNEVCGLARRLVSGFGLGGEEVEVISEVIRSRRGNFLSHRHTLANIRREVHVPRVWDADPSARRDLLEWAHSEVERLLAEHKPPILEGERLKALDEVRARLWQRIGRAPPPI
- a CDS encoding FtsX-like permease family protein gives rise to the protein MALAVVRGMRRNTPIIALAVLLLSQALLFAQPPQASELERLEALLNALDPSAVQRHATTISGFGSRLTGYEGYNRTLEYIVATLRSYGLEPVLQPFRVLVPWDAGSTIRVPELGVEIRAHCVWPNGHVGTWSVRGLRGKLVYVGRGELEDFEGKEIEGSIVVMDFASLGNWRNAVKLGAKAVIFVDTGGGDRYEAYTKFEWYAFYPFVRLYVSGGEARRLIELARRGFEAEIDSKLELRAVTAYNVLVRVPGRREGEAIMAVASVDAWSVVPAMASSVQDAVNVGLLLELARIARQAQLERSLWIAFLSGHWQGLAGARALAENFTRDPDLTSGRTVVWYVVGIDLSDDFPGVSLIYMGHFYRAGRALFTAKYSWIQEVVGTQLSSFLKGYLQRRNLIPANLLGAIDTLGLVREVDLVEGPDWSWSGTMATPYILDTEPFVVAGMAGFTIRTQFSYRNWEGVPGATSMRWEYVLPQLYQASAVVLYAAIAEAVRLTPASVRPTRFTGLGGGGAAGVMFWGLITFRVSVASFNITAGWYTPVQHAVVRVWSYPHDYPFASALALTGADGVAEIVGLAPQGVCYWRIDAVRIDPDGVYTVDFGVYGVQPAALVVGALQDPMPVFVPVFKGGVLVLADLVSPRLFRAGAADDPRMGGIRTWYSLGREVRVYEVGTRAEPMFWGVYGLPQDEVVLVSAPIGSRIVVAAKPENPPLEPRPVVLLANSSEAEPEGVGVLVEPGFTVISRPALAYAIDLYRTARYRYEQLRGRMVRRLSAEVYEARAGEYIQRALEAYREHRYAEAYRYSLLALSYAARFYSDEVMPLYDEIGRTAVLMLFLFLPSAFFLERLLVHGEGMRRILSTLAIGAAAVLLFSLAHPALSVLANSAMAVMAVAILLVTLLLFYVFFSETSSALLSYAESRIGAHEFRREEAAAALLAISTSLENMRRRPLRTTLTLLTIIAVATAVVALTSTSPTVYVSTSARAAQAPYEGVLVRRGFGVLLDVLSPFTVEAVKGLAPTGSVAPRLWYYPVSVNKVGPYGLVVSERGSLAVQAVLGLEPIEAEALLRGALESGSTLGRGQVYACLLTSSQARLLNVSVGDAVEFMGFKLVVVGVLSDEALLGLPRDPDGYYYVPIDPTYSNVLYGFTFGGGQISPTPLSWDRVLIVSGSFAAKLGAFINSVSVVMPGASSSDLLNLAGNLSHVLDAGVYAYVNGTSYSTSRLFGYAFLGWESVGPLLVLGGINVVATLLAAVYERTRELYVYSSLGLSPRGAALMYLVEFLVYGFIGAFVGYMAGWMASRWFMAAGLLPETFVFNYASASVALAMAAIVAVCAAASAYPAIKAAQLITPSLERVWKPPTKPRGDVWELTFPLRLISREEALGLLNYLKEYYLGAGYYKPSHRIVSVGEIDASNLELKLRVLLTPTESGTEQEVSIKVIEQPGRRYSVAVAARFLGGSRAVWTSSNIYYLDDLRKQLLLWVSLPGKEKSKYMREAKRI
- the rbcL gene encoding type III ribulose-bisphosphate carboxylase; protein product: MPVEFEPYPEFLKPGYTPDPESDVIATFRVTPAEGFTAEDAAGGVAAESSTGTWTTLYTWYDKARIDRLMGKAYEIKDLGDGSYLLRVAYPVELFEEGNMPGFLASVAGNIFGMRRVKGLRLEDLYLPRSFLEHFKGPGRGVRGVREVLKVEGRPIVGTVPKPKVGYSPDEVGKLAYEILTGGLDYVKDDENLAGPRYCRFEERARAIMKAIDRAEKETGERKVWFANITADVREMERRLKLVADYGNPFVMVDVVVTGWSALTYIRDLAEEHGLAIHAHRAMHAAFTRNPYHGISMFVLAKLYRIIGVDQLHVGTPEVGKLEARTVDVVRNARVLREAVYKPDPDDPFRLTQAFHHIKPALPVSSGGLHPGTLPEVIRVMGIDLVIQVGGGVVGHPDGPKAGAAATRQSIEAAIKGIPLPEYAREHKELARALEKWGFVKPI
- a CDS encoding DUF6785 family protein, translating into MGQERPAEAKVERVRVLTPPLLVTVIILTIGSEIFTIWFRSLTTKMWTYTGWFIGAFYIVLIMQLLGMLSPKLRLSPGQQLILLLPFWYAAGKAFMITGAGGENWHEMLYPIWSFLIRGLREPALRTYTWDLTPSLIAPKDLTELDKIWRGLMPGEVINWGPWMAPIAFWSLWLIVTTLIIVILVYTVIGPQTVEVERLVYPMSVPATVLLTNAGTWVEVGGKARSKLFDLTDTRMRIFWVSFVVGALFLSMIPLLMEVLPVVPVLGAFLWGEIPLSLQTWFNTAAVLPGGHFYAVFIIHQAILMTLLPYDVLITPVIIWLIVYLIYVPLGVRMGFLPYTPGVEGWANWYYGYMPPFPFAAFAIYGMSLGLGLLTLWEARGTVARALKGGVELPVKQLLYLFAGLFIVWLALWTAAGANPVMMVYFFILFILWQISIVRYYAEIWWHPPVIHDTYYLLIWPVGASIGAWASVPAQSNQALYIQNMALLVHGCWAAYRQNPWNMGFTAHTYKWARDLNVNLRDVMLALFAIAVVGWPVAFIFDVWWLYHGGGYVKLNEGTYGWPVDVALNQGVRGLTHFSSLLEIPFWQHGVMALLGILLVFAIYFLRMRFAWFMINPTAVAMTLWLVEFIWLAALVALIAKYLGIRIFGARRYEEYASYVAAGLCWGLGAGYIIGGFYDLFLGVLPKFYAFFVP